Genomic DNA from Methanosarcina sp. MTP4:
GGGGCTGCAGGTAAACCCGAGCAATAATAATTCGTAAATAAATAATTGAGAAATGAATAATTGAGAAATGGCGGCGGCTTTTAACGAAACATTATTTTACGAAAAAGCCCAATGAGGCATCTTATGCTCACCCTCGGAATCGTAAATACTTATGACAAGATCAAGGTCCTTGACGCTCACTACCGTGCAATCGCAAGAGCCGCACCCATCTGCCATGCTTTTGGCTTTCACCTGGCCCTTTTTGACTTTCCTTTCAAAATGACAGCCGAAGAGCTGGTAGCTTTCGTTATGGACAAGACCACAATCGGGGAGTCAGGAAGTTACCTTAAGACCCTTTACGAGACCAACCACCTCTCGGTCTTCGACCTGCCAAAGAAAGGGTTCCAGGCCCAGTTCGGGGAAATCGTTATAACCACTTCGAAACCCGACCCGAAAAAACAGATCATGCCTGTGCAGATTGCCGAAGAAGCGCTCCGGAACAGGTCATTTCTTTTCCTTGTGGGGCTCGGGAGAAAAGGGCTTCCAAAAGAGCTTTTCGGGAGAGGGAAGTACCACCTGGACATAACCTGTAAGGGGCTCTCCCTTGAAACCTGCACGGCAATCGGAGCGATTCCGGCTAACCTCTCCGGGCTTATGGCAAACCTGGAGACGAAAAAATAAGTTCCAGAAACCTTTCTGGGCTGGTCATTCAAAATTTTTCCGGAATTATTATATATTATTATGACCAAGTAATACTGCACTGTGGGAAACAGAAATGAAGTTTGCCATGTTCGTGTGGGGTTTTCGTTTCAGGAATGAGTAAAATATTCTTTTCAGAAACAAATGGAATTTTGACCCTTCGAGCCTGGCGTGTAACATTGAAGAGACAGGAGGGATTTAATGAGTGAATTAAATCCGGAATATAGAAAACGCAA
This window encodes:
- a CDS encoding DUF531 domain-containing protein is translated as MLTLGIVNTYDKIKVLDAHYRAIARAAPICHAFGFHLALFDFPFKMTAEELVAFVMDKTTIGESGSYLKTLYETNHLSVFDLPKKGFQAQFGEIVITTSKPDPKKQIMPVQIAEEALRNRSFLFLVGLGRKGLPKELFGRGKYHLDITCKGLSLETCTAIGAIPANLSGLMANLETKK